The following are encoded in a window of Nitrospira sp. genomic DNA:
- a CDS encoding antibiotic biosynthesis monooxygenase gives MVQVALFVRLKAKPGKEADVARFLENGLTLANQETTTPIWFALRLGPATFGIFDAFADDAGRKAHLAGPIAAALMAKASELLAEPPQIEHVDVLGAKIPH, from the coding sequence ATGGTGCAAGTTGCTTTGTTCGTGCGATTGAAAGCCAAACCAGGAAAAGAAGCGGATGTCGCCCGCTTTCTTGAAAACGGGCTCACCTTGGCGAATCAGGAAACCACGACGCCGATCTGGTTTGCCCTGCGATTGGGACCGGCGACGTTTGGCATCTTCGATGCCTTTGCTGATGATGCAGGCCGCAAGGCACATTTGGCTGGCCCAATCGCGGCAGCACTGATGGCCAAGGCGTCCGAGTTGCTTGCCGAACCGCCACAGATCGAGCACGTCGACGTGCTTGGCGCGAAGATCCCGCACTGA
- a CDS encoding helix-turn-helix domain-containing protein, translating into MRIYVLALNEVFDTGLTTLLDTFGTANDLAESAGTPSTRFDVTVVGVRSRVYTSHGLSVPVRSAARLARPDVALVPALGAKMPDTLRIALERRDITDAQTLLRRWSGSGALVGAACTGTFVLAGTSLLNGHRATTSWWLAPFFRERYPHVILDDSRMIMSSSRFVTGGAALAHLDLALWLVRRRSPALAALTARYLLVDPRPSQAAFMIPDHLAHSDPLVERFERWARRQLADGFSLSKAAHAAVTSERTLARRLQSVLGKSPLAYFQDLRVERAVHLLQTSTASVDQIAAQVGYADGVTLRTLIRRKIGRGVRELRARD; encoded by the coding sequence ATGCGAATTTATGTGCTCGCTCTGAATGAAGTCTTCGACACCGGCTTAACTACGCTGCTCGACACGTTCGGAACGGCGAACGACTTGGCGGAATCCGCTGGAACACCTTCGACACGTTTCGATGTGACGGTCGTGGGTGTCCGTTCCCGCGTATACACCAGTCACGGGCTGTCTGTGCCTGTACGGTCGGCGGCACGACTTGCGCGCCCGGATGTCGCGCTTGTGCCGGCGCTCGGGGCGAAGATGCCGGACACATTGCGAATTGCGCTTGAACGGCGAGACATCACGGACGCGCAAACACTCCTTCGTCGCTGGTCTGGCAGCGGCGCGCTGGTGGGTGCTGCCTGCACGGGAACATTTGTCCTTGCTGGCACGTCGCTGCTCAACGGCCATCGTGCGACGACATCATGGTGGCTCGCCCCATTCTTTCGTGAACGGTACCCGCATGTCATACTCGACGACTCGCGAATGATCATGAGTTCATCTCGGTTCGTCACCGGCGGCGCAGCGCTGGCACACCTCGATCTGGCATTATGGCTGGTGCGTCGACGCAGTCCCGCGCTGGCGGCGCTGACTGCTCGCTACCTGCTGGTTGACCCACGGCCCTCGCAGGCGGCGTTCATGATTCCCGACCACCTTGCGCACTCAGACCCGCTCGTCGAACGGTTCGAGCGATGGGCACGGAGACAGCTCGCTGATGGTTTCTCGCTCAGCAAAGCGGCTCACGCAGCCGTGACAAGTGAACGCACCTTGGCGCGTCGCCTGCAATCCGTGCTGGGTAAGTCCCCGCTTGCTTATTTTCAGGATCTTCGCGTCGAGCGCGCGGTGCATCTGCTACAAACGAGTACGGCCAGTGTTGATCAGATTGCCGCTCAGGTTGGCTACGCAGACGGAGTGACGCTGCGCACACTCATTCGTCGTAAGATCGGCCGCGGCGTACGCGAGCTACGTGCACGCGACTGA
- a CDS encoding nuclear transport factor 2 family protein — translation MTIAADLLQRHFQTLVEDNMQWQTLIADDILWELAYAPAIGHPARLSGREEVVRHVTWFLRAVENFRFFDLKVYPFADLEGAVAEVKAEGLIKPTGRVYHQDYVLFLRARGEIIAFLREYFDPTRAAKALNTPILDLEP, via the coding sequence ATGACGATCGCCGCTGACCTCTTGCAACGACACTTCCAGACACTCGTCGAAGACAACATGCAATGGCAGACGCTGATCGCCGATGATATTTTGTGGGAACTTGCCTACGCGCCTGCCATCGGCCATCCAGCGCGACTATCGGGAAGGGAGGAGGTGGTGCGTCATGTCACCTGGTTCCTGAGAGCGGTGGAAAATTTCCGTTTCTTCGACCTCAAGGTGTATCCCTTCGCGGATCTGGAAGGGGCAGTCGCCGAAGTCAAGGCGGAGGGGCTCATCAAGCCGACAGGACGAGTCTATCACCAGGATTATGTGCTGTTCCTGCGTGCTAGAGGAGAAATAATTGCGTTCCTACGCGAATATTTCGATCCTACGCGTGCGGCCAAGGCGCTCAATACGCCGATCCTCGATCTCGAACCTTAG
- a CDS encoding NmrA/HSCARG family protein, with translation MATQSKLILVTGATGQQGGAVATALLAKGQKVRVMSRTPEKASALAKAGAEVVKGNLTNPSDLQAVLRGVHGVFAMSTPFEAGMEAEVRQGVMLADAAKQAGITHYVYTSVGSAHRNTGIPHFESKWKVEQHIRQIGLPATILRPVWFMENFTTFAKPSVQGVLLLPMKPARKLAMVALKDIGAFGAAAFLRPNDFLGQAIDLAGDDLTMPEAAALLTKAIGRPIRFQEFQMEQAEAAMGHDLATMFRWFNEVGYAINMPALKQQFGMPLTTFVEWSKTVDWAKV, from the coding sequence ATGGCAACGCAGTCGAAGCTCATTCTGGTGACGGGTGCCACGGGACAACAGGGGGGAGCCGTCGCGACCGCGCTGTTGGCGAAAGGGCAGAAAGTTCGTGTGATGAGTAGAACCCCTGAGAAGGCCTCCGCACTTGCTAAAGCTGGTGCGGAAGTGGTCAAAGGGAATTTGACCAATCCCTCAGATTTGCAGGCGGTGCTCCGAGGCGTGCACGGGGTGTTTGCCATGTCTACCCCTTTCGAGGCAGGGATGGAGGCGGAGGTGCGCCAGGGGGTAATGCTGGCGGATGCCGCGAAGCAGGCTGGCATCACCCATTATGTCTATACGTCCGTCGGGAGTGCGCACCGCAACACGGGCATTCCACACTTTGAGAGTAAGTGGAAGGTGGAGCAGCACATCCGGCAGATTGGATTGCCGGCCACGATTCTGCGGCCCGTATGGTTTATGGAGAATTTCACCACCTTTGCGAAACCGTCTGTGCAAGGGGTCTTGTTGCTGCCCATGAAACCGGCTAGGAAGCTGGCGATGGTCGCGCTCAAGGATATCGGCGCGTTCGGTGCGGCCGCGTTCCTGCGTCCGAACGATTTTCTTGGACAGGCCATTGATTTGGCAGGAGATGACCTCACGATGCCTGAAGCTGCCGCACTGTTGACAAAGGCGATAGGTCGACCAATCCGCTTTCAGGAGTTCCAGATGGAGCAGGCCGAGGCGGCGATGGGTCATGACCTCGCCACGATGTTTCGGTGGTTCAACGAGGTTGGCTACGCGATCAATATGCCTGCGTTGAAACAGCAGTTCGGGATGCCGCTCACCACATTTGTAGAGTGGAGTAAGACGGTCGACTGGGCGAAAGTGTGA